In the Theobroma cacao cultivar B97-61/B2 chromosome 1, Criollo_cocoa_genome_V2, whole genome shotgun sequence genome, one interval contains:
- the LOC18612858 gene encoding zinc finger HIT domain-containing protein 3, translating to MGGPSRQCQVCNQAQSKYKCPSCLVPYCSLACFKRHKETPCTKPKSTEEKSGTPCVKSESANDAETTSVKLDSSNDAGTPSLKPESTKERSTASPRFQVEKKLEVDDPSEMLQILQLQAIASSSEVREALKDEHLQKLISDIDSSPDGMNELDKAMGVDVFRIFSDKILSAINP from the exons ATGGGAGGTCCTTCACGGCAGTGTCAAGTTTGCAACCAAGCTCAATCCAAGTACAAGTGCCCCTCTTGTCTTGTTCCTTA TTGTTCTCTGGCATGTTTCAAGAGACACAAAG AAACCCCCTGCACCAAGCCGAAATCCACAGAGGAAAAATCTG GAACCCCTTGTGTCAAGTCAGAGTCCGCTAATGATGCAGAAACCACCAGTGTCAAGCTGGACTCCAGTAATGATGCCGGGACCCCCAGTCTCAAGCCAGAATCCACTAAAGAAAGATCCA CTGCTAGTCCAAGATTTCAGGTGGAAAAGAAACTAGAAGTTGATGACCCAAGTGAGATGCTGCAAATATTGCAACTACAGGCTATTG CTTCTTCCAGTGAAGTCCGTGAAGCTTTGAAGGATGAACATCTTCAAAAACTCATCTCTGATATTGATAGCTCCCCAGATGGTATGAAT GAACTTGACAAAGCTATGGGGGTTGATGTATTCCGCATTTTCAGTGACAAG ATTTTATCTGCGATCAACCCATGA
- the LOC18612859 gene encoding transcription factor PIF1 isoform X2 yields MNHCVPDFEMGDDYSIPSSSSLTRSKKPPMPEDEIMELLWQNGQVVVQSQNQRSFKKSPPFKFHDADQSAPKEIRSSPSHHQHHQQQQQQSVTDHLFMQEDEMASWLHYPLNDANFDHDFCADLLYPSSSAAAAANPCVTSTATAAPPPLGRVSQVSASAAASAPRPPIPPARRNELESTRIQNFVHFSRHKTARVEQSGPSNSKSVVRESTVVDSSETPAMAPDSRGSQAVPSNTEAASGGNNNNASATVSAAAVASTQSAGVSVDATKDNLATCEVTVTSSPGGSSASAEPATQKAAPAEDRKRKGREPDDAECHSEDAEFESADTKKQTRGSTSTKRSRAAEVHNLSERRRRDRINEKMRALQELIPRCNKSDKASMLDEAIEYLKSLQLQVQMMSMGCGMVPVMFPGVQQYMPTMGMGIGMGMGMGMDMGISRPMMPFPNVLAGSALPTPAAAAHLGPRFPLPAFHMPLPVPAPDPSRIQPNNQSEAMLNTLGMQNPTQPRAPNFADPYQQYLGLQQMQLPPLQSQGMAQPSSRKPSSSRGAENLKNHPSGDMTR; encoded by the exons ATGAATCACTGCGTTCCCGATTTCGAAATGGGAGACGATTATTCAATCCCTTCTTCTTCTAGCTTAACTCGCTCCAAAAAACCTCCCAT GCCAGAGGATGAAATCATGGAGCTGTTATGGCAAAACGGTCAAGTTGTTGTGCAGAGTCAAAACCAAAGATCTTTCAAGAAATCACCGCCGTTCAAATTCCACGACGCCGATCAATCAGCTCCGAAGGAGATCCGATCATCTCCATCtcatcatcaacatcatcagCAACAGCAGCAACAATCGGTTACCGATCATCTCTTCATGCAAGAAGATGAAATGGCTTCATGGCTTCACTATCCTCTCAACGACGCCAACTTCGACCACGATTTCTGCGCTGATCTCCTCTATCCTTCTTCTTCCGCCGCCGCCGCCGCTAATCCTTGCGTCACCTCCACCGCCACCGCCGCTCCTCCTCCACTCGGAAGAGTTTCTCAAGTTTCGGCTTCGGCGGCGGCGTCAGCTCCTCGGCCGCCGATACCACCGGCGAGGAGGAATGAGTTGGAGTCGACGAGGATCCAGAACTTCGTTCACTTCTCGAGGCATAAAACAGCGAGGGTGGAGCAATCTGGACCGTCTAATTCGAAGAGTGTAGTGAGGGAATCGACGGTCGTTGACTCGAGCGAGACTCCGGCGATGGCCCCCGATTCGAGAGGCTCTCAGGCTGTGCCTAGCAACACCGAGGCAGCATCTGGCGGGAACAACAACAATGCATCCGCCACCGTGAGCGCCGCTGCAGTTGCCAGCACGCAATCAGCTGGCGTCAGTGTAGATGCCACCAAAGACAATTTGGCCACGTGCGAGGTCACAGTAACGTCATCTCCTGGCGGCTCCAGTGCCAGCGCGGAGCCGGCGACTCAGAAGGCTGCGCCGGCTGAGGACCGGAAGCGTAAAGGAAGAGAACCGGACGACGCCGAATGTCACAGCGAG GATGCTGAGTTTGAATCCGCTGACACAAAGAAACAAACACGTGGATCCACATCTACAAAAAGGTCTCGTGCTGCGGAGGTCCATAACCTCTCAGAGAGG AGGCGCAGAGATAGGATAAATGAAAAGATGAGGGCTTTGCAAGAACTTATACCTCGTTGCAACAAG TCAGACAAAGCTTCAATGCTGGATGAAGCAATTGAATACCTGAAGTCACTTCAGTTGCAAGTTCAG ATGATGTCCATGGGTTGTGGCATGGTCCCAGTGATGTTTCCTGGAGTTCAGCAGTACATGCCAACAATGGGAATGGGAATTGGGATGGGCATGGGCATGGGCATGGATATGGGAATAAGTCGGCCAATGATGCCATTTCCCAATGTTTTGGCCGGTTCAGCATTACCAACACCAGCTGCTGCAGCTCATTTGGGTCCAAGGTTTCCTCTGCCAGCCTTTCATATGCCACTACCAGTTCCAGCTCCTGATCCATCAAGAATCCAACCAAACAATCAGTCAGAAGCCATGCTAAACACGCTTGGCATGCAAAATCCAACCCAGCCGCGGGCCCCAAATTTTGCTGATCCTTATCAGCAATATCTTGGTCTTCAACAGATGCAATTACCCCCACTCCAG AGTCAAGGAATGGCCCAGCCAAGTTCCCGTAAACCAAGTAGCAGTAGGGGAGCTGAGAATCTTAAAAATCACCCATCTG GTGACATGACACGGTAG
- the LOC18612859 gene encoding transcription factor PIF1 isoform X3 yields MELLWQNGQVVVQSQNQRSFKKSPPFKFHDADQSAPKEIRSSPSHHQHHQQQQQQSVTDHLFMQEDEMASWLHYPLNDANFDHDFCADLLYPSSSAAAAANPCVTSTATAAPPPLGRVSQVSASAAASAPRPPIPPARRNELESTRIQNFVHFSRHKTARVEQSGPSNSKSVVRESTVVDSSETPAMAPDSRGSQAVPSNTEAASGGNNNNASATVSAAAVASTQSAGVSVDATKDNLATCEVTVTSSPGGSSASAEPATQKAAPAEDRKRKGREPDDAECHSEDAEFESADTKKQTRGSTSTKRSRAAEVHNLSERRRRDRINEKMRALQELIPRCNKSDKASMLDEAIEYLKSLQLQVQMMSMGCGMVPVMFPGVQQYMPTMGMGIGMGMGMGMDMGISRPMMPFPNVLAGSALPTPAAAAHLGPRFPLPAFHMPLPVPAPDPSRIQPNNQSEAMLNTLGMQNPTQPRAPNFADPYQQYLGLQQMQLPPLQSQGMAQPSSRKPSSSRGAENLKNHPSGDMTR; encoded by the exons ATGGAGCTGTTATGGCAAAACGGTCAAGTTGTTGTGCAGAGTCAAAACCAAAGATCTTTCAAGAAATCACCGCCGTTCAAATTCCACGACGCCGATCAATCAGCTCCGAAGGAGATCCGATCATCTCCATCtcatcatcaacatcatcagCAACAGCAGCAACAATCGGTTACCGATCATCTCTTCATGCAAGAAGATGAAATGGCTTCATGGCTTCACTATCCTCTCAACGACGCCAACTTCGACCACGATTTCTGCGCTGATCTCCTCTATCCTTCTTCTTCCGCCGCCGCCGCCGCTAATCCTTGCGTCACCTCCACCGCCACCGCCGCTCCTCCTCCACTCGGAAGAGTTTCTCAAGTTTCGGCTTCGGCGGCGGCGTCAGCTCCTCGGCCGCCGATACCACCGGCGAGGAGGAATGAGTTGGAGTCGACGAGGATCCAGAACTTCGTTCACTTCTCGAGGCATAAAACAGCGAGGGTGGAGCAATCTGGACCGTCTAATTCGAAGAGTGTAGTGAGGGAATCGACGGTCGTTGACTCGAGCGAGACTCCGGCGATGGCCCCCGATTCGAGAGGCTCTCAGGCTGTGCCTAGCAACACCGAGGCAGCATCTGGCGGGAACAACAACAATGCATCCGCCACCGTGAGCGCCGCTGCAGTTGCCAGCACGCAATCAGCTGGCGTCAGTGTAGATGCCACCAAAGACAATTTGGCCACGTGCGAGGTCACAGTAACGTCATCTCCTGGCGGCTCCAGTGCCAGCGCGGAGCCGGCGACTCAGAAGGCTGCGCCGGCTGAGGACCGGAAGCGTAAAGGAAGAGAACCGGACGACGCCGAATGTCACAGCGAG GATGCTGAGTTTGAATCCGCTGACACAAAGAAACAAACACGTGGATCCACATCTACAAAAAGGTCTCGTGCTGCGGAGGTCCATAACCTCTCAGAGAGG AGGCGCAGAGATAGGATAAATGAAAAGATGAGGGCTTTGCAAGAACTTATACCTCGTTGCAACAAG TCAGACAAAGCTTCAATGCTGGATGAAGCAATTGAATACCTGAAGTCACTTCAGTTGCAAGTTCAG ATGATGTCCATGGGTTGTGGCATGGTCCCAGTGATGTTTCCTGGAGTTCAGCAGTACATGCCAACAATGGGAATGGGAATTGGGATGGGCATGGGCATGGGCATGGATATGGGAATAAGTCGGCCAATGATGCCATTTCCCAATGTTTTGGCCGGTTCAGCATTACCAACACCAGCTGCTGCAGCTCATTTGGGTCCAAGGTTTCCTCTGCCAGCCTTTCATATGCCACTACCAGTTCCAGCTCCTGATCCATCAAGAATCCAACCAAACAATCAGTCAGAAGCCATGCTAAACACGCTTGGCATGCAAAATCCAACCCAGCCGCGGGCCCCAAATTTTGCTGATCCTTATCAGCAATATCTTGGTCTTCAACAGATGCAATTACCCCCACTCCAG AGTCAAGGAATGGCCCAGCCAAGTTCCCGTAAACCAAGTAGCAGTAGGGGAGCTGAGAATCTTAAAAATCACCCATCTG GTGACATGACACGGTAG
- the LOC18612859 gene encoding transcription factor PIF1 isoform X1: MNHCVPDFEMGDDYSIPSSSSLTRSKKPPMPEDEIMELLWQNGQVVVQSQNQRSFKKSPPFKFHDADQSAPKEIRSSPSHHQHHQQQQQQSVTDHLFMQEDEMASWLHYPLNDANFDHDFCADLLYPSSSAAAAANPCVTSTATAAPPPLGRVSQVSASAAASAPRPPIPPARRNELESTRIQNFVHFSRHKTARVEQSGPSNSKSVVRESTVVDSSETPAMAPDSRGSQAVPSNTEAASGGNNNNASATVSAAAVASTQSAGVSVDATKDNLATCEVTVTSSPGGSSASAEPATQKAAPAEDRKRKGREPDDAECHSEDAEFESADTKKQTRGSTSTKRSRAAEVHNLSERRRRDRINEKMRALQELIPRCNKSDKASMLDEAIEYLKSLQLQVQMMSMGCGMVPVMFPGVQQYMPTMGMGIGMGMGMGMDMGISRPMMPFPNVLAGSALPTPAAAAHLGPRFPLPAFHMPLPVPAPDPSRIQPNNQSEAMLNTLGMQNPTQPRAPNFADPYQQYLGLQQMQLPPLQSQGMAQPSSRKPSSSRGAENLKNHPSGRSITF; this comes from the exons ATGAATCACTGCGTTCCCGATTTCGAAATGGGAGACGATTATTCAATCCCTTCTTCTTCTAGCTTAACTCGCTCCAAAAAACCTCCCAT GCCAGAGGATGAAATCATGGAGCTGTTATGGCAAAACGGTCAAGTTGTTGTGCAGAGTCAAAACCAAAGATCTTTCAAGAAATCACCGCCGTTCAAATTCCACGACGCCGATCAATCAGCTCCGAAGGAGATCCGATCATCTCCATCtcatcatcaacatcatcagCAACAGCAGCAACAATCGGTTACCGATCATCTCTTCATGCAAGAAGATGAAATGGCTTCATGGCTTCACTATCCTCTCAACGACGCCAACTTCGACCACGATTTCTGCGCTGATCTCCTCTATCCTTCTTCTTCCGCCGCCGCCGCCGCTAATCCTTGCGTCACCTCCACCGCCACCGCCGCTCCTCCTCCACTCGGAAGAGTTTCTCAAGTTTCGGCTTCGGCGGCGGCGTCAGCTCCTCGGCCGCCGATACCACCGGCGAGGAGGAATGAGTTGGAGTCGACGAGGATCCAGAACTTCGTTCACTTCTCGAGGCATAAAACAGCGAGGGTGGAGCAATCTGGACCGTCTAATTCGAAGAGTGTAGTGAGGGAATCGACGGTCGTTGACTCGAGCGAGACTCCGGCGATGGCCCCCGATTCGAGAGGCTCTCAGGCTGTGCCTAGCAACACCGAGGCAGCATCTGGCGGGAACAACAACAATGCATCCGCCACCGTGAGCGCCGCTGCAGTTGCCAGCACGCAATCAGCTGGCGTCAGTGTAGATGCCACCAAAGACAATTTGGCCACGTGCGAGGTCACAGTAACGTCATCTCCTGGCGGCTCCAGTGCCAGCGCGGAGCCGGCGACTCAGAAGGCTGCGCCGGCTGAGGACCGGAAGCGTAAAGGAAGAGAACCGGACGACGCCGAATGTCACAGCGAG GATGCTGAGTTTGAATCCGCTGACACAAAGAAACAAACACGTGGATCCACATCTACAAAAAGGTCTCGTGCTGCGGAGGTCCATAACCTCTCAGAGAGG AGGCGCAGAGATAGGATAAATGAAAAGATGAGGGCTTTGCAAGAACTTATACCTCGTTGCAACAAG TCAGACAAAGCTTCAATGCTGGATGAAGCAATTGAATACCTGAAGTCACTTCAGTTGCAAGTTCAG ATGATGTCCATGGGTTGTGGCATGGTCCCAGTGATGTTTCCTGGAGTTCAGCAGTACATGCCAACAATGGGAATGGGAATTGGGATGGGCATGGGCATGGGCATGGATATGGGAATAAGTCGGCCAATGATGCCATTTCCCAATGTTTTGGCCGGTTCAGCATTACCAACACCAGCTGCTGCAGCTCATTTGGGTCCAAGGTTTCCTCTGCCAGCCTTTCATATGCCACTACCAGTTCCAGCTCCTGATCCATCAAGAATCCAACCAAACAATCAGTCAGAAGCCATGCTAAACACGCTTGGCATGCAAAATCCAACCCAGCCGCGGGCCCCAAATTTTGCTGATCCTTATCAGCAATATCTTGGTCTTCAACAGATGCAATTACCCCCACTCCAG AGTCAAGGAATGGCCCAGCCAAGTTCCCGTAAACCAAGTAGCAGTAGGGGAGCTGAGAATCTTAAAAATCACCCATCTGGTAGGTCCATTACTTTCTAG